The DNA sequence GCTGAAAGGAGACTGCTATCGATGCACGGATGAGTTGAACCTGTTTGGGAACCCCGTGTTGGACACACGGATTGTATCAACGCCAGATCCTGAGGAGGTAATATGTCTATCCATGTTAGTTTCAAAAACATGAAACATTCTGAAGCAGTCAAAGAGCATACTCATGAACTCTTTGAGGACCTGTTGAAGATTACCGACAATAAGTACCCTTTTCATGTGCATCTGACTCGTCAGAAAGACGAGAGCTATCATGTAGGTATCAACTGCAGCTACCAACAAAAGATGCTCGCCAGCAATTCTGATGATAAAAATCTCTACAAGGCTCTGGCGCGCGGAGTGGACTCCATGCGTACACAAATCAT is a window from the SAR324 cluster bacterium genome containing:
- a CDS encoding HPF/RaiA family ribosome-associated protein, producing MSIHVSFKNMKHSEAVKEHTHELFEDLLKITDNKYPFHVHLTRQKDESYHVGINCSYQQKMLASNSDDKNLYKALARGVDSMRTQIIRKSDKLKAS